In Eupeodes corollae chromosome 3, idEupCoro1.1, whole genome shotgun sequence, a single genomic region encodes these proteins:
- the LOC129952487 gene encoding sodium-dependent proline transporter-like — MEYETSYDTGLKPFNHDKNRGKWASSKDFFFACAGHAFKADAILVMPILVFEDLGIYALIPYLIISAICVVPIVFIQSFLGQFSSSGFISVFRIAPLFKGIGHVSLLVNVLTLTYYSVFSAIPLFHLFHSLRPTIPWSCEGAKEWMEIEEINKSFCINANNTYTLKVPSVQFFINHVNIASSYDEVKENTFSFQLILCTCIVWAIVTFIILKNTEFIGRFVRYSFLAVITLMSICLIRFIFLPGAINGLWEFLFPSTVRIFWDTWLFLPGLTLSILGPGWGSILTMASFNDFKTNIFGYSWAMCLAQLGLMLGIAFLSIFIKYFMITINSSSTSYLEFTHLQWLEFLSIGTALTYLEIPHFWCLLFFGMWTLGSLNILVIQLLSLLTSLFDEFEQLRENKQRIIYGTVGVFVVTSILFCSNHGVYSFGVLSKYSILTQMILNLLLILVVLWIYGRERFQRDLNFMTSRTYSTWMVYIVRFVAPIFLLVALLTGLIILMEFDYAPSSNGIIVLLFVTLMFLLSWCLIPGYCIYKIKHTTGIIGMRFRRSVRPTDWYPADPVYKQRYEESFNTTDISHQLTVETME; from the exons ATGGAGTACGAAACTTCATATGATACCGGCTTGAAGCCATTTAATCATGATAAAAATCGAGGCAAATGGGCATCTTCAAAGGATTTCTTCTTTGCATGTGCTGGACATGCTTTTAAAGCAGACGCAATTTTGGTTATGCCAATTTTAGTATTTGAAGACCTTGGAA TTTATGCCTTGATTCCGTACTTAATAATTTCGGCAATTTGTGTTGTTCCCATTGTATTCATTCAATCATTTCttggacaattttcaagttcTGGATTTATATCAGTCTTTCGGATAGCTCCACTATTTAAag gcATTGGACATGTTTCATTATTAGTTAATGTTTTAACATTAACATATTACAGCGTATTTAGTGCAATAccattgtttcatttatttcattcattgaGACCAACAATACCATGGAGTTGCGAAGGAGCCAAAGAATGGATGGAAATAGAGGAAATTAATAAATCG ttttgtatAAATGCGAATAACACGTACACACTTAAAGTACCATCTGTCCAATTTTTCAT CAATCATGTAAACATTGCGAGCTCTTATGATGAAGTTAAGGAAAACACATTTTCCTTTCAGCTCATACTCTGCACCTGCATAGTTTGGGCTATTGTaacatttatcattttaaaaaatacagaattt ATAGGGCGATTTGTAAGATATTCATTCTTGGCTGTGATAACACTCATGAGTATCTGCttaattcgttttattttcCTGCCAGGAGCAATTAATGGTTTATGGGAATTTTTATTTCCATCTACTGTTCGAATTTTTTGGGATACATGGCTTTTTCTCCCAGGCTTAACCTTGTCAATATTGGGTCCTGGTTGGGGATCAATTCTAACAATGGCAAGCTTTAATGATTTCAAGACGAATATATTCGGCTATAGTTGGGCGATGTGTTTGGCGCAACTTGGACTTATGCTTGGGATtgcatttttgtcaatttttattaaatattttatgataa CAATCAACTCAAGTAGTACTTCGTATCTTGAATTCACTCATTTGCAGTGGTTGGAGTTCCTGAGTATTGGAACAGCTTTAACATATCTGGAAATTCCGCACTTTTGGTGTTTGTTGTTCTTTGGTATGTGGACATTGGGatctttgaatattttg GTTATTCAACTTTTGTCTCTGTTAACGTCATTGTTTGATGAGTTTGAGCAACTTAGGGAAAACAAACAAAGGATCATTTATGGAACTGTTGGAGTTTTTGTTGTGACTTCAATACTTTTCTGTTCAAAT caTGGAGTCTATTCTTTTGGagttctttcaaaatattcaatccTTACAcaaatgattttgaatttacttttaatattgGTTGTTCTTTGGATCTATGGACGTGAACGCTTCCAACGTGATTTAAACTTTATGACATCACGTACTTATTCAACGTGGATGGTTTATATCGTACGATTTGTTGCTCCAATTTTCCTATTGGTTGCTTTG TTAACTGGATTGATAATACTTATGGAATTTGACTATGCTCCATCGTCTAATGGCATAATAGTGCTTCTGTTTGTAACTTTGATGTTCCTTCTATCTTGGTGTCTGATTCCTGGTTATTGCATCTATAAGATAAAACATACTACTGGAATAATTGGCATGCGTTTTAGAAGATCTGTTCGACCGACTGATTGGTATCCGGCTGATCCCGTTTACAAACAAAGATACGAAGAGAGTTTCAACACAACAGACATATCACATCAGCTCACTGTGGAAACTATGGAATGA
- the LOC129949771 gene encoding sodium-dependent proline transporter-like isoform X2, protein MYAVYCLIPYLLVLATCVVPIVFLQSFLGQFSSTGFISVFRISPLFKGIGYVSLAINLTTLTYYSIFGAIPLFFLFHSLRLTIPWSCDGAKKWMKHPEDTLTPCLDPEMHAALMANNISREIKIPSYEFFKNHIQPMDLHTRGHPDYTFSWSLLICTLIIWMIVRKIVTKPMETVSRFIRYSCLTVIGILCLLCLRLAFLPGAFEAIRELFNPPGLNIHYIDVWGTIPFMALAALGPGWGSILTMASFNNFKTNIFNYSWLMCLAQFGIIFGLAIQGLFASSHYLRPDPKMIYHQYMHSQWMEFLLTPSALTFIEFPHFWTILFFGMMILGTLNLMIVQFLSILTSIFDEYEKLRNVKNEVILVMAACFTVVSISFCSNYGITFAELLAKFSAISQMVLNLFLLLVVLWIYGRERFQRDVNFMTGRTYPTWMVNIVRFVAPLFLLLSWAAGLVISLSLGYKTALLVTSICCIVLLPWLFVPGYCIFKLLQTSGMLNVRFKRSIRPTDWYPVDSMYRNQYEETFSRSEISHQLTTTATGTTAE, encoded by the exons atGTATGCTG tttattgcTTAATTCCATACTTATTGGTCTTGGCAACGTGTGTTGTTCCAATTGTATTTCTGCAATCATTTCTCGGACAATTTTCCAGCACGGGATTTATATCAGTTTTTAGAATATCTCCATTATTCAAAG gaATTGGATATGTTTCACTGGCAATCAATTTAACAACTTTGACATATTATAGTATTTTTGGAGCTATTccgttgttctttttatttcattcactCAGACTTACAATACCTTGGAGTTGTGATGGTGCTAAGAAATGGATGAAACACCCTGAGGATACTTTAACA CCATGTTTGGATCCGGAAATGCATGCAGCATTAATGGCAAACAATATAAGTCGTGAAATAAAGATTCCTTCATACGAATTTTTCAA AAATCACATTCAGCCAATGGATTTGCATACAAGAGGCCATCCAGATTATACATTTTCCTGGTCACTCTTAATTTGTACACTAATTATATGGATGATTGTGAGAAAAATTGTAACCAAACCGATGGAAACA GTATCTCGGTTTATTCGATACTCTTGCCTTACAGTCATTGGAATTTTATGCTTATTATGCCTTCGTTTGGCGTTCCTTCCTGGTGCATTCGAAGCTATAAGGGAATTATTTAATCCACCTGGTCTTAATATTCATTATATTGATGTTTGGGGAACAATACCATTTATGGCTTTAGCTGCACTTGGACCTGGTTGGGGTTCAATTCTTACCATGGCTagtttcaataatttcaaaaccaaCATATTCAATTATAGTTGGCTTATGTGTTTGGCTCAATTTGGAATTATATTTGGATTAGCAATTCAGGGACTTTTCGCGAGTAGTCATTACCTGA GACCAGATCCAAAAATGATCTATCATCAATATATGCATAGTCAGTGGATGGAATTTCTTCTAACTCCTTCGGCACTGACATTTATTGAATTTCCACATTTTTGGACAATTTTATTCTTCGGAATGATGATTTTAGGAACTCTTAATTTAATG ATTgttcaatttctttcaatattGACGTCAATATTTGATGAATACGAAAAActtagaaatgttaaaaatgaagTGATCTTAGTTATGGCAGCTTGCTTTACTGTGGTATCAATTAGTTTCTGTTCCAAT tatGGCATCACATTTGCAGAATTATTGGCAAAATTCTCAGCAATATCTCAAATggtacttaatttgtttttgctgCTAGTTGTCTTGTGGATTTATGGACGGGAACGATTTCAGCGCGATGTCAATTTTATGACAGGTCGAACATATCCAACATGGATGGTGAATATTGTTCGATTTGTTGCACCACTGTTTCTACTTCTTTCATGG gcAGCTGGACTTGTAATATCGCTTAGTTTGGGCTATAAAACTGCTCTGCTAGTGACCTCAATTTGCTGCATTGTTTTACTACCATGGCTTTTCGTTCCAGGatattgtatatttaaattattacaaacaaGTGGAATGCTAAATGTTCGCTTTAAACGTTCAATAAGACCAACAGATTGGTATCCTGTTGATTCAATGTATCGAAATCAATATGAAGAGACTTTTAGTCGCAGTGAAATTTCACATCAATTAACAACAACTGCAACAGGAACTACAGCTGAATAA
- the LOC129949771 gene encoding sodium-dependent proline transporter-like isoform X1, producing the protein MYYETSYDTSLKPFNHDKNRGKWSSPMDFFYSCIIHGFKVDAILIMPSLIFGDLGIYCLIPYLLVLATCVVPIVFLQSFLGQFSSTGFISVFRISPLFKGIGYVSLAINLTTLTYYSIFGAIPLFFLFHSLRLTIPWSCDGAKKWMKHPEDTLTPCLDPEMHAALMANNISREIKIPSYEFFKNHIQPMDLHTRGHPDYTFSWSLLICTLIIWMIVRKIVTKPMETVSRFIRYSCLTVIGILCLLCLRLAFLPGAFEAIRELFNPPGLNIHYIDVWGTIPFMALAALGPGWGSILTMASFNNFKTNIFNYSWLMCLAQFGIIFGLAIQGLFASSHYLRPDPKMIYHQYMHSQWMEFLLTPSALTFIEFPHFWTILFFGMMILGTLNLMIVQFLSILTSIFDEYEKLRNVKNEVILVMAACFTVVSISFCSNYGITFAELLAKFSAISQMVLNLFLLLVVLWIYGRERFQRDVNFMTGRTYPTWMVNIVRFVAPLFLLLSWAAGLVISLSLGYKTALLVTSICCIVLLPWLFVPGYCIFKLLQTSGMLNVRFKRSIRPTDWYPVDSMYRNQYEETFSRSEISHQLTTTATGTTAE; encoded by the exons tttattgcTTAATTCCATACTTATTGGTCTTGGCAACGTGTGTTGTTCCAATTGTATTTCTGCAATCATTTCTCGGACAATTTTCCAGCACGGGATTTATATCAGTTTTTAGAATATCTCCATTATTCAAAG gaATTGGATATGTTTCACTGGCAATCAATTTAACAACTTTGACATATTATAGTATTTTTGGAGCTATTccgttgttctttttatttcattcactCAGACTTACAATACCTTGGAGTTGTGATGGTGCTAAGAAATGGATGAAACACCCTGAGGATACTTTAACA CCATGTTTGGATCCGGAAATGCATGCAGCATTAATGGCAAACAATATAAGTCGTGAAATAAAGATTCCTTCATACGAATTTTTCAA AAATCACATTCAGCCAATGGATTTGCATACAAGAGGCCATCCAGATTATACATTTTCCTGGTCACTCTTAATTTGTACACTAATTATATGGATGATTGTGAGAAAAATTGTAACCAAACCGATGGAAACA GTATCTCGGTTTATTCGATACTCTTGCCTTACAGTCATTGGAATTTTATGCTTATTATGCCTTCGTTTGGCGTTCCTTCCTGGTGCATTCGAAGCTATAAGGGAATTATTTAATCCACCTGGTCTTAATATTCATTATATTGATGTTTGGGGAACAATACCATTTATGGCTTTAGCTGCACTTGGACCTGGTTGGGGTTCAATTCTTACCATGGCTagtttcaataatttcaaaaccaaCATATTCAATTATAGTTGGCTTATGTGTTTGGCTCAATTTGGAATTATATTTGGATTAGCAATTCAGGGACTTTTCGCGAGTAGTCATTACCTGA GACCAGATCCAAAAATGATCTATCATCAATATATGCATAGTCAGTGGATGGAATTTCTTCTAACTCCTTCGGCACTGACATTTATTGAATTTCCACATTTTTGGACAATTTTATTCTTCGGAATGATGATTTTAGGAACTCTTAATTTAATG ATTgttcaatttctttcaatattGACGTCAATATTTGATGAATACGAAAAActtagaaatgttaaaaatgaagTGATCTTAGTTATGGCAGCTTGCTTTACTGTGGTATCAATTAGTTTCTGTTCCAAT tatGGCATCACATTTGCAGAATTATTGGCAAAATTCTCAGCAATATCTCAAATggtacttaatttgtttttgctgCTAGTTGTCTTGTGGATTTATGGACGGGAACGATTTCAGCGCGATGTCAATTTTATGACAGGTCGAACATATCCAACATGGATGGTGAATATTGTTCGATTTGTTGCACCACTGTTTCTACTTCTTTCATGG gcAGCTGGACTTGTAATATCGCTTAGTTTGGGCTATAAAACTGCTCTGCTAGTGACCTCAATTTGCTGCATTGTTTTACTACCATGGCTTTTCGTTCCAGGatattgtatatttaaattattacaaacaaGTGGAATGCTAAATGTTCGCTTTAAACGTTCAATAAGACCAACAGATTGGTATCCTGTTGATTCAATGTATCGAAATCAATATGAAGAGACTTTTAGTCGCAGTGAAATTTCACATCAATTAACAACAACTGCAACAGGAACTACAGCTGAATAA
- the LOC129949772 gene encoding sodium-dependent proline transporter-like isoform X2 → MASYNNFKTNIYKYSWFMCLGHLGVIIGIACISIFLKYFMQNIGIPKTYPHYGEFTDFVTVPFALTFLEWPNFWTLIFLTILGLGSLNILVIQLFSLLTSLYDEYENLRDIKKHALFGTVAILLVTSILFCSNHGIFFFETLSKFSAITQVILNLLLLLVVLWVYGRERFQRDVYFMISQTYSTWMVFVVRFVAPLFLISGVIIGFILSVVSLLFHNDTLASGIVFLFITIIFFLLAWCLIPLYCIIKIKATVGKIGIRLKRCVRPTDWYPADPEYKQSYEERFSTTDMSHQLTIVSEEENN, encoded by the exons ATGGCAAGTTATAATAACTTTAAGACAAACATCTACAAATACAGTTGGTTTATGTGCCTGGGACATCTTGGAGTAATAATTGGAATTGCTTGTatatcaatttttctcaaatatttcaTGCAAA aTATTGGAATACCTAAAACTTATCCGCATTATGGTGAATTTACAGATTTTGTGACAGTTCCATTTGCATTGACTTTTTTGGAATGGCCAAATTTTTGGACTTTGATATTTCTTACCATACTTGGTTTGGgttctttgaatattttg GTTATCCAACTTTTTTCGCTTTTAACCTCACTTTATgatgaatatgaaaatctaagaGATATTAAGAAACATGCACTTTTTGGAACTGTTGCAATTTTGTTAGTGACTTCAATACTTTTCTGTTCAAAT caTGGAATATTCTTTTTTGAGACTCTTTCAAAATTCTCAGCCATAACGCAAGTTATTCTGAATTTACTGCTGCTCTTGGTTGTTCTTTGGGTCTATGGTCGAGAACGATTCCAACGTGATGTGTATTTTATGATTTCACAAACTTATTCTACTTGGATGGTCTTTGTTGTGCGTTTTGTAGCACCACTATTTTTAATTAGTGGAGTG ATAATTGGATTCATATTGTCAGTAGTTTCACTGCTATTTCATAATGATACACTTGCATCGggcattgtttttcttttcataaccATAATATTTTTCTTGCTTGCATGGTGTTTGATTCCGTTGTattgtattataaaaataaaggcaACAGTTGGAAAAATTGGAATACGCTTAAAGAGGTGTGTAAGGCCAACTGATTGGTATCCAGCTGATCCGGAATACAAGCAAAGTTACGAGGAAAGATTTAGCACTACAGATATGTCACATCAATTGACAATTGTATCGGAAgaggaaaacaattaa
- the LOC129952486 gene encoding sodium-dependent proline transporter-like: protein MVYETSYDTGLKPFNHDKNRGKWSSPNDFFFACLGHAFKIDAIFIFPAVLFYDLGIYTLIPYLITLGVCVVPIVFMQSFLGQFSSTGFISVFRISPIFKGVGYVSLFINLMSLTYYAILGAIPLFFLLHSLQPTIPWSCEGSKSWMKVNENSTSICDYNNETYGNWTELEVPSIEYFDLELNTMGMYHREHPEGRFSWFLMICSFIIWGVVATVALKPIELIGKILRYSCITVMAIMGLCVLRFLFLPGAFDSLKHVFRPMFFMAESIVMVPFLAFSALGPGWGSILTMASYNKFDTNIFRYSWLLCLSQIGIALGMAFLSIFMMSFMSRLDPENIGYKYIHSQWMEFLTIPTGITYMELPHIWSLLFFSMIILGALNLLITQLLSVMTSMFDEFELLREYKKEFTLATVGFMALTSIFYCSNYGITFAESLMQVSVLSQMILNLILLIVIVWIYGRERFQRDVSFMTNQTYSTWMINVMRYVAPFFIALAMLMALAFVFIHSGKFNSVTVFTFIALIAILPWTLVPGYCIFKTLQTTGVLGTRLKRSVRPTDWYPVDPVDRRKYEEKFNETEISHNIFTEITEE, encoded by the exons atggtctATGAAACATCATATGACACAggtttaaaaccttttaaccATGATAAGAATCGAGGGAAATGGTCATCACCGAATGATTTCTTCTTCGCCTGCCTTGGACATGCATTTAAAATTGATGCTATTTTCATTTTTCcggcagttttgttttatgatcTTGGaa TCTATACACTGATTCCATACTTAATAACACTGGGTGTATGCGTGGTGCCTATTGTATTTATGCAATCATTTCTTGGACAATTCTCAAGCACTGGATTTATATCGGTGTTTCGAATTTCACCAATCTTTAAAG GTGTTGGATATGTTTCATTGTTTATTAATCTTATGAGCCTCACTTATTATGCAATTCTTGGAGCTATACCATTATTCTTCTTGTTGCACTCTCTTCAACCAACAATTCCATGGAGTTGTGAAGGATCCAAAAGTTGGATGAAAGTCAATGAAAATTCTACTTCA ATCTGTGATTATAACAATGAAACTTATGGAAATTGGACCGAACTTGAAGTTCCCTCAATTGAGTATTTCGA tcTTGAGTTAAACACAATGGGAATGTACCACAGAGAGCATCCAGAAGGACGATTTTCATGGTTCTTGATGATATGCTCGTTCATTATTTGGGGCGTGGTTGCCACCGTTGCTCTTAAACCTATTGAATTA ATAGGAAAAATTCTACGATATTCGTGTATAACAGTCATGGCAATTATGGGACTTTGTGTGCTAAGATTTCTCTTTCTGCCCGGAGCCTTTGATAgtttaaaacatgtttttcgGCCAATGTTCTTTATGGCTGAATCCATAGTAATGGTGCCATTTTTGGCTTTCTCAGCTTTGGGACCTGGTTGGGGTTCGATTTTAACCATGGCAAGCTATAATAAATTTGACACGAATATATTTCGATACAGTTGGCTTTTGTGTTTGTCACAAATTGGTATAGCACTGGGAATGgcatttttgtcaatttttatgaTGAGTTTTATGTCAA GACTTGATCCAGAAAATATTGGATACAAATATATTCACTCACAATGGATGGAATTTTTAACCATACCAACTGGAATCACTTACATGGAACTTCCTCATATTTGgtctttgttatttttttcaatgataatTCTTGGAGCTTTAAATCTTTTG ATTACTCAACTACTTTCAGTTATGACGTCTATGTTTGATGAGTTTGAATTGTTGCGAGAATACAAGAAAGAATTCACTTTGGCAACAGTGGGCTTTATGGCATTGACTTCCATTTTCTATTGTTCAAAT tatggAATAACTTTCGCCGAATCACTTATGCAAGTTTCAGTCCTAAGTCAAATGATCTTAAATTTGATACTATTGATTGTGATTGTTTGGATTTATGGACGTGAACGATTCCAAAGAGATGTTTCATTTATGACAAATCAAACATATTCCACATGGATGATAAATGTCATGAGATATGTTGCTCCATTTTTCATAGCTTTAGCAATG CTTATGGCGCTggcatttgtttttattcattcagGAAAATTCAATTCTGTGACAGTGTTTACATTTATTGCTTTAATTGCAATTCTCCCATGGACATTAGTTCCTGGTTATTGTATATTTAAGACATTACAAACAACTGGAGTTCTGGGAACACGACTGAAAAGAAGTGTTAGACCCACAGATTGGTATCCAGTTGATCCTGTTGATAGACGAAAGTATGAGGAGAAATTTAATGAAACAGAAATATCACATAATATTTTCACAGAAATTACCGAagaataa
- the LOC129949772 gene encoding sodium- and chloride-dependent glycine transporter 1-like isoform X1, with product MSLCLIRFIFLPGAINGLWEFLVPSGGLRKMEYMYLIPIIAFTTLGPGWGSILTMASYNNFKTNIYKYSWFMCLGHLGVIIGIACISIFLKYFMQNIGIPKTYPHYGEFTDFVTVPFALTFLEWPNFWTLIFLTILGLGSLNILVIQLFSLLTSLYDEYENLRDIKKHALFGTVAILLVTSILFCSNHGIFFFETLSKFSAITQVILNLLLLLVVLWVYGRERFQRDVYFMISQTYSTWMVFVVRFVAPLFLISGVIIGFILSVVSLLFHNDTLASGIVFLFITIIFFLLAWCLIPLYCIIKIKATVGKIGIRLKRCVRPTDWYPADPEYKQSYEERFSTTDMSHQLTIVSEEENN from the exons ATGAGCTTGTGTTTGATTCGCTTCATTTTCCTACCGGGAGCAATCAATGGATTATGGGAATTTTTAGTCCCTAGCGGAGgcttgagaaaaatggaatatatgtatttaattcCTATAATAGCTTTCACCACTCTGGGTCCTGGTTGGGGATCAATTTTAACGATGGCAAGTTATAATAACTTTAAGACAAACATCTACAAATACAGTTGGTTTATGTGCCTGGGACATCTTGGAGTAATAATTGGAATTGCTTGTatatcaatttttctcaaatatttcaTGCAAA aTATTGGAATACCTAAAACTTATCCGCATTATGGTGAATTTACAGATTTTGTGACAGTTCCATTTGCATTGACTTTTTTGGAATGGCCAAATTTTTGGACTTTGATATTTCTTACCATACTTGGTTTGGgttctttgaatattttg GTTATCCAACTTTTTTCGCTTTTAACCTCACTTTATgatgaatatgaaaatctaagaGATATTAAGAAACATGCACTTTTTGGAACTGTTGCAATTTTGTTAGTGACTTCAATACTTTTCTGTTCAAAT caTGGAATATTCTTTTTTGAGACTCTTTCAAAATTCTCAGCCATAACGCAAGTTATTCTGAATTTACTGCTGCTCTTGGTTGTTCTTTGGGTCTATGGTCGAGAACGATTCCAACGTGATGTGTATTTTATGATTTCACAAACTTATTCTACTTGGATGGTCTTTGTTGTGCGTTTTGTAGCACCACTATTTTTAATTAGTGGAGTG ATAATTGGATTCATATTGTCAGTAGTTTCACTGCTATTTCATAATGATACACTTGCATCGggcattgtttttcttttcataaccATAATATTTTTCTTGCTTGCATGGTGTTTGATTCCGTTGTattgtattataaaaataaaggcaACAGTTGGAAAAATTGGAATACGCTTAAAGAGGTGTGTAAGGCCAACTGATTGGTATCCAGCTGATCCGGAATACAAGCAAAGTTACGAGGAAAGATTTAGCACTACAGATATGTCACATCAATTGACAATTGTATCGGAAgaggaaaacaattaa
- the LOC129949772 gene encoding sodium-dependent proline transporter-like isoform X3, which yields MEYETSYDTGAKPFVHDKDRGKWESSKDFLYACIGHAFRPDIITIIPLVVFEALGIYALIPYFVILAVCVVPIVFIQSFLGQFSGTGFISVFRIAPLFKGIGYVSLIVNCVNLTYYSVFSAIPLFYIFHSLRPTIPWSCEGTSQWMNINKTVCTKNEFSGSRIPSVEFLRDHFHFTKGSYTVIYFSLELIVCTGIIWSLVTFVLLKSTEIVGRFM from the exons ATGGAATATGAAACATCTTACGATACTGGCGCCAAGCCTTTTGTACATGATAAAGATCGAGGCAAATGGGAATCATCGAAAGATTTCCTCTACGCATGTATCGGACATGCATTTAGACCAGATATCATAACAATTATACCATTAGTTGTTTTTGAAGCTCTTGGAA TTTATGCCTTAATTCCGTATTTTGTGATATTGGCGGTGTGTGTTGTTCCAATTGTATTCATTCAGTCGTTTCTTGGACAATTTTCTGGAACTGGCTTTATATCAGTCTTTCGAATTGCTCCACTTTTTAAAG gcATTGGATATGTCTCACTTATTGTTAATTGTGTCAATCTTACTTACTACAGTGTATTTAGTGCAATACcattattttacatatttcattCCTTGAGGCCAACAATACCCTGGAGCTGTGAAGGTACATCTCAATGGATGAACATAAATAAGAcg GTTTGTACTAAAAATGAGTTCAGTGGAAGTAGAATTCCCTCTGTTGAGTTCTTGAG agatcattttcattttaccaAAGGAAGCTATACTGTTATTTATTTCTCTTTAGAATTAATCGTTTGCACTGGGATCATTTGGAGTTTGGTgacatttgttcttttaaaGTCTACAGAAATC gtaGGTCGTTTCATGTGA